AGAAGAAGACAACCACTTTGTGGGGCAGAGTGGTAATGACATTGCGCTAGACACAGACAGGCAGGTGCCGGGGCCAGAGCCCTGCCAGAGCGAGCCCATTATGATGTCTCCGAGCGATGCACTGTGAGAGCCGTGAGCGACGCATTGTGACTGCGTGGCCCTGGCTGCTCATATGCGGGCGCAGAGTCCCAGCGCGCCGGCTAGTGCCCGCACTCCGGCTGAGCGGTTACGTGAGGTCTGGAGTGAGGAGCGAGGttggccttggtgctggtgtcgtgccctgggagttgctgcagtagctctcagtgcccttcccagagccatcgGAGCTTCTTCCGCGGCCCTGCGTCGTTCGGGCCGTCGGGAGACCCCGGACGAGcgctcagagcagcagaggtgagtGCGCTGGGGACACCTTGCCCTGggccctgggcagctggaagggtttCCTCCTTGAGGGAGCTGCACAGCTCTTGCAGCCGGCCCCGGCTCGGCCCATGCCCATGGcctcttttctgccttttgcagtgtgactcctgctgctgcagcgccgGTGAGAGGGAGCGGCTCGTCATCGCCACTTCTCCCCAGCTCACCTCAGCAGGTGGAGAGCATGGCCACGGAGCTGGACGCCCGCTGTCCCATCTGTCTGGACAGCCAGGTGAACCCCAGCTACGTGCTGCCATGCCTCCACCGCTTCTGCTTCGCCTGCATCCAGCGGTGGGCTGAGAGCAAACCCGAGTGCCCCCTGTGCAAGCGCAGGGTGAGCTCCATCGTGCACTCGGTGCGGGCGGACAACAGCTTCAAGGAGCTCGTCATCCCACCACCTGCGGAGGCACCGCTCGGCGCCCAGCAGGCAGAcgcagctcctgcccagccaGCTGCCCGACCAGAGGCTGCAGGACCAGTGCCCGCAGCCTCTGTGGGCGGCCTCCACCCCTTCGCCTGGGCATCCCTCTTCCGGCTCTACCCtgctgtgctccagcccctgctgccctggctgcgccaCGAGCTGGGGCAGCTCCTCGGGGATGACGGCAGGGCAGCCTCAGAAGCGCAGCGCAACGTCATCTCAGGGCTGCGCTTCTTTGGCCTGGACGAGGGGGCCCTCGCCCTGCTGCTCAggacctccctgggcaggcagaCGGCCGGCTTCGTGCAGCGGCTCCTTGCCGCTGCTGTGCAGCGCTGCAGCGGGGAGGCCCGAAACATCCTGGGCCTGGGGGCCTCCCCAGCTGCCGCAGGACAggagggcagccctgcagcagtccCCAGCCACGCTGCCGCATCGCTGGGGACACCAGCAGCCGGCCCAGAGAGCTCCGAGGGAACCAACGCACAGGAGCTCTCTGGGACCTCAACCGCTGCCCTCCGCCGGGGACCCAGCCGCCGTCCATCCAGCCCGGTTCCTGCACCTGGAAACCAACAAGCGGCAGCAGAGGAGCCGGAGGAGGCCGGGGCCGGTCCCTCCACTGCTGGCCAGGGTGGGGACCAAAGACGCAGGGGGCCCCGGCGAGCTGCCAAGAGGAGGACCCCCACTTCCCAGGACTCTGCCCCACCCGCAaagaggccaccccgccggCGACACTAGGAcagtgccccaggagctggcctAGCTGGGGCTGGGCCAGCACATGGGGCACACGCCGGCAATCGGGTTGACCAGACGTCTCACAGCGCTCTGAAACTATTggacaaatgaaataaaactatgAAAGCTATCGAAAAAGTCTCTGTATTGCGAACAACACGGTTGGCACTGCTGTCCCCACCCCTGCTGCCATCTGCCCCTCTTCCTACTGCTGTGCCCACCGCTTCCTCCCAGGGCTGTGGGGCCCGAAGGCCGATGGGGTCGGTCTGGTTGGATTGGGGCGCGGCGATGCCGCCccttcccagcagggctggggtgttCGTCTCAGCGCTTCCTTCCCCcggtgcccggccccactgctgTGCTCCCCCTGACAGCGCgtgctgcccagctgcaggcctgcagctccgcagagctgctcccagggTGAGGCTTCTCCCCACCAGGAGGGAGACATGGACATAGTGCAGAGAGTGCAGCAACGAGCTACAGAGATGGCAAAGGGCCTGGAGTGTCTCTTCCACAAAGaagagctgggggagctggaactgtccagcctggagaagggaaggctcaggGAAGACCTCATCAGCATGTAGAAACACCAGAAGGACGTGAGCAAAGAGCATGGTgccagctgtgcccagctgtgcccagtgacaggacaagaggcaatgggcaccaAGAACAACACAGAAGGTTCTCCTGAGCATCAGGGAGCCCTTCTTCGCTGAGAGGGCTGACCACGGAtgggcacaggttgcccagagtggCTGTGGTGTCTGCCTCTTTGGAGCTGTTCTAAAGCCACCTGGagatggtcctgggcaacctgctctgggtgtccctgcttgaacAGAGGACATTGACCAGAAGGCCTCCAGTAGTcccctccagcctcagccattctgtcaCTCTGTGGCTGCGGCACATTCCTGCAGAGCTGTTGAGTTTCCACTGGCTAAAAAAGATCTCCaccagcagctgtccctgcccagaGCACTGGGGAGTGGGGCAGGCAGGCTGAGGTTGTATTTAATAGACACTCTTGTTTTATGGACTTGGAAATACCCAATTTTtgaaagttacagaaaaaatcacaagtgaGAGCAATTGACATTAATGTCAGCTCCTTTCATGATGTAGTAGTTTTACTCTGTTGGGCAACCAAATTCAGCCActacttctctctttctctcccttctcaAAATAAGAGGGTACGAAGAAGAAAGTAAGacagaaagagaataaaaaatataaataataataaaaaatattaaaaatagtgtCTAGCTGTTGGCTCCCATGGCAGCATACCTAACAACATACACATCTAACCCATGGCAACATACCTTCTACTATGAAGGAAATTAATCCTATCACAGCCGTAACTCAGATGCTCAACCCTACTTTTAGCAGTATGTCCAATGGTGGACTGCCAGTGGAAGACATTGTGAGAGTGCCTCTTTTGCATGGGAATTCCTAGTTCAGAACGAATTGTCACATCTTACCCTTTTGTTACAGTGCTTCTGATACTGCCATTTTAAAACCTTAGAGGTATATTActcttgcttctgtttttcctttttttacttatatttttttaaagttttctcctataaaaaatgacaaaagtaCTCACAGAAACCAACCTTTTCAATAACTCTATTTTTAGTGTGgtaacagtgaaaaaggaaaaaattatgtGCCGTATGTATTTCTTCAAAAGTCACATACCAAACCGAGATACTacgtttctttctctttctcatcAGCTTCTGTAAAACTTGAATGAAATggtaaaatgaataataatttaaggtaatcttgattttttttttctaaaaatggaatgtttttaaatattagcTGAAATGTCACAATATCTGTAGCTTGAATTTTAAGGCCCTCTGTTGACTGGCTCATCAAAgagattttcttccatttatagGTGCTTCCTTTGCAACTACTCATTCACAGTAGAATTCTAAtgcaaaatgctgctgaaaTTCAATGCCATACTCTTCCTTCCCGTTCAAAGCATGTCTGTATTTAATGACAGCATCTATGGAAGAGCTGGGAAATGCTGAGAGTCTGATATGTATTCCTGTAATTGGGGTATATCAGGGAGGGGCTGAGTCAATGTCTGTGCCAAACATGAAAAGATCCCACTACCAAACACCTGCAACAATGCACTAAAAAGGATTTAGAAGGCAGTCTTAAATGTCTTTCCTGCTGTCTTTCAGGTGAGATGCATGACTTCTAATTTAGGGATTCTCTGAGCTGGAGATGAACTTACAGAATAACAACTTCCTTACATGTCTCCCATGCAGACTGctgttctttccttttaaattttcttttacatgTGCTTTTGTATAAGCTATCTTCATACACTTCCAAAGCAGATGTTAAAGTGCTTTAGTAGCGTGAACTaaggaaatgcagcaaaaaataACTAGGGGTTTGAATGTCTGAAATAGCACTGTAtcaagaaagagaggaagttCTGACTGCAGATAGCAACAATACATTTGTCAAGACAGTAGTATTCCCTCTGAGACTGGAAATTCACTGACCTCCTCAAAATGCCACTCACGACTTTCTCTGAAATCATTCTAAAATGCTGGTTTTGTGCAATATTCAGCATAATAAACATCTCTGGGACTCTCTTGTTGGCCACTTGGCAGgtgacagagctgctgctgacatTTTTGAACTTACACTTCTTGAACTTTTGTTGGTAATGATAGAGGAGTGAGATGTGATCAGGATGATACGTAAGTGAGAATAAACTGCCTTTGCAGCTTTGCTGGCAAGTAGCTGATTGGGCCAGCATGTGTTGGTTTTGATTgacttaaaaagcagaaaagtctCAGAGATATCTCCTCCATGTACaacctttacagaataaaaggaaatgtaCTTTACTGTTGAAAATAGCCATAAATCAGCATCTGCTTCTTGTAAACTCAGCATAAcccatattttctttttttgctaaAAGGGACATTCAGAAGTTCTGAAAGTGTCAGATTTTCACAttagcatcaaaaaaaaaaaaaaaataaaaaaaaaacacacacacacaaacaaaacaaaacaaaacaaaacaaaacaataaacacTTTCAGGCAActacaggaaggaaaaattgCAAACAGTGGAGAAAGAGCTCTAAGATGGCAAAAAAAGTTGGTGGCTGATGTAGCAGAGGTCCCAAACAGCAGAGAGAGGGATGAGGTAGTCCTGTACACAGCAGTTGTGAGAGTTCTCTTGCAAAGGTGATGATGACTTTTTGGATGCTGGATGAAACAACATCAACATTCAAAGATTCTGCAAGGGCTGGAGCTAAACTTTCAGAAAGAGAGCTCTGCCTTTAGAATTGCTACAGAAGTGAAATTGGATGATATATCTACAGTGTCTTTATGAAGCCAAAAGTTCTGTTTCCCTCTTTATTACCAGGATAAGCATTTTGTGCTGCTAAGTGTTTCCTCTGTTTTGATTAATGGAACTTCATCATGTTTCTCTGTTAACCAGAAAAGGGATATCAACATTGCTAACTCCAGGTAGTAATTTCAGGTGACATTTCAGTTTCAGCTAGACATTTTCAGGCAGTCTGTGGTAGACTGATTTGATTGCTTAGTAATggtctctgtttttctgtttctttctaccTACAAAAGGAGGTAACAGCACATAAATACTTTTCTAATACAACTTTTCTTAGGATGAAGGCCTACAATTGCTTGGATTGTATTTGTGTACTTGAGTAGTCCACCTCtgtgaaaaagagagaaagtagTCATCAGGGAACCTCTCCTTTAAAAACTGGTTCTTTTCACTAGCATAAAGAAGCTTAAACAAGTGAATGGATTCTACTAACCT
This region of Anas platyrhynchos isolate ZD024472 breed Pekin duck chromosome Z, IASCAAS_PekinDuck_T2T, whole genome shotgun sequence genomic DNA includes:
- the LOC140000753 gene encoding uncharacterized protein, producing the protein MRAQSPSAPASARTPAERLREVWSEERGWPWCWCRALGVAAVALSALPRAIGASSAALRRSGRRETPDERSEQQSVTPAAAAPVRGSGSSSPLLPSSPQQVESMATELDARCPICLDSQVNPSYVLPCLHRFCFACIQRWAESKPECPLCKRRVSSIVHSVRADNSFKELVIPPPAEAPLGAQQADAAPAQPAARPEAAGPVPAASVGGLHPFAWASLFRLYPAVLQPLLPWLRHELGQLLGDDGRAASEAQRNVISGLRFFGLDEGALALLLRTSLGRQTAGFVQRLLAAAVQRCSGEARNILGLGASPAAAGQEGSPAAVPSHAAASLGTPAAGPESSEGTNAQELSGTSTAALRRGPSRRPSSPVPAPGNQQAAAEEPEEAGAGPSTAGQGGDQRRRGPRRAAKRRTPTSQDSAPPAKRPPRRRH